In Schlegelella aquatica, one DNA window encodes the following:
- a CDS encoding deoxyguanosinetriphosphate triphosphohydrolase, with product MLAPYASDPSASRGRRYPEAPAPTRNEYQRDRDRIVHSTAFRRLVYKTQVFLNHEGDLFRTRLTHSLEVAQLARSIARSLGLHEDLVEAIALAHDLGHTPFGHAGQDALHQCMREYGGFEHNLQSLRVVDELEERYPAFNGLNLTFETREGILKHCSRADAQRLGDVGRRFLERAQPSLEAQLCNLADEIAYNAHDVDDGVRSGLLTMEQLEAVPIFVRYRDDALREHPGLGGRRLLFETIRRMLSGQVYDVIDATRAALAEHQPGSADAARRCPPLVRFSHPMAAELQVLKRFLRTHLYRHPQVVETTGRGQRVVRELFAAYRDDPSQMPPDYAAAEDLPRAIADYIAGMTDRFAIREHERLTGLRLF from the coding sequence ATGCTTGCGCCCTACGCCAGCGACCCGAGTGCGAGCCGGGGGCGCCGGTATCCCGAGGCCCCGGCCCCGACGCGCAACGAGTACCAGCGCGATCGCGACCGCATCGTGCACAGCACGGCATTCCGACGTCTCGTGTACAAGACGCAGGTGTTCCTCAACCACGAGGGCGACCTGTTTCGCACGCGCTTGACGCATTCGCTGGAGGTGGCGCAACTGGCGCGCTCCATTGCGCGCTCATTGGGTCTGCACGAGGACCTGGTGGAAGCCATCGCCCTGGCCCATGACCTCGGGCACACGCCGTTCGGACACGCCGGTCAGGACGCGTTGCACCAGTGCATGCGTGAGTACGGGGGCTTCGAGCACAACCTGCAGAGCCTGCGGGTGGTGGACGAACTCGAGGAGCGCTATCCCGCATTCAACGGGCTGAACCTGACGTTCGAGACGCGGGAGGGAATCCTCAAGCACTGCTCGCGCGCGGACGCGCAGCGCCTGGGCGACGTGGGCCGGCGCTTTCTGGAGCGCGCGCAGCCGAGCCTGGAGGCCCAGCTGTGCAACCTCGCGGACGAGATCGCCTACAACGCGCACGACGTGGACGACGGTGTGCGTTCGGGGCTGCTGACGATGGAGCAACTGGAGGCGGTGCCGATTTTCGTGCGCTACCGGGATGACGCGCTGCGCGAGCATCCGGGGCTGGGAGGGCGACGGCTGCTGTTCGAAACCATCCGACGGATGCTTTCCGGGCAGGTCTACGACGTGATCGACGCCACCCGGGCGGCCCTGGCCGAACACCAGCCCGGCTCGGCGGACGCGGCGCGCCGCTGCCCTCCGCTGGTACGGTTCTCGCACCCGATGGCGGCCGAACTCCAGGTGCTGAAGCGGTTCCTCCGGACCCATCTCTACCGCCACCCGCAGGTCGTCGAAACGACCGGCCGCGGGCAACGTGTGGTCCGGGAGCTCTTCGCCGCCTACCGGGACGATCCGTCCCAAATGCCCCCGGACTATGCGGCCGCCGAGGACTTGCCGCGCGCCATCGCCGACTACATCGCGGGCATGACCGACCGGTTCGCAATCCGGGAGCACGAGCGCCTGACCGGCCTGCGCCTGTTCTGA
- a CDS encoding shikimate kinase — MVLTLVGMPGSGKSTVGRQLARRLGFPLVDTDALIERRLRQTIKSYFEAHGEESFRDVESQVLGEVMRDGGNAVVSTGGGAVLRAVNRQILRQGSTVFYLQSSPEELFRRLRHDTQRPLLQVANPLAKLRELYAQRDPLYRETAHFIIETGRPSVTTLVNMILMQLELAGILDARRVPSSVVLPR; from the coding sequence ATGGTGCTAACTCTCGTTGGCATGCCGGGCAGCGGGAAGTCGACCGTCGGACGCCAGCTCGCCCGTCGGCTCGGCTTCCCCCTCGTTGACACCGACGCGCTCATCGAACGCCGGTTGCGCCAGACGATCAAGTCCTACTTCGAGGCGCATGGCGAGGAGTCCTTCCGAGATGTGGAGTCTCAGGTGCTGGGCGAGGTCATGCGCGATGGCGGAAATGCCGTCGTCTCGACGGGGGGAGGGGCCGTGCTCCGTGCTGTGAATCGGCAGATCCTTCGCCAAGGCTCCACCGTCTTCTATTTGCAGTCCTCTCCCGAGGAGCTCTTCCGCCGTCTTCGTCATGACACGCAGCGCCCCCTGCTGCAAGTCGCCAATCCGCTGGCGAAGCTGCGCGAGTTGTACGCGCAGCGCGATCCTTTGTATCGAGAGACGGCGCATTTCATCATCGAGACCGGGCGACCTTCGGTCACGACGCTGGTCAACATGATCCTGATGCAACTGGAACTGGCCGGCATCCTCGATGCGCGGCGGGTGCCGTCGTCCGTCGTCCTGCCGCGGTGA
- a CDS encoding Ig-like domain-containing protein, producing MPSQKSISISAEKYALDWSQDGAQTTVSVRVTDTAGNPVPEGTVVQFSTEGGQIQKSCQLTGVTVNGSTISQCSVTFSTQNRRPADGYVSILAWLEGEEAYVDLNGNGRYDAGEPFWDSGRLFRDDNESLAYEFGVDELNVGTSLTGAMGLGTAACDPPTGYGSYLNLQSIPLSEPNTCDGKWGKTLIRTWMMLPVSDPRALRVAPASSPTGDPGTFVRVYSEFGTNPTAAPAGTTVSVQGAPTGCTVQVSPAEVSVGAVGPTYHRLTPSGTGCSGASLTVVAKFGSYEANTGVVLP from the coding sequence CAGACCACGGTGTCGGTCAGGGTGACGGACACGGCCGGGAACCCGGTCCCAGAAGGGACCGTTGTCCAGTTCTCCACCGAGGGCGGGCAGATCCAGAAATCGTGCCAGCTCACGGGGGTGACGGTGAACGGTTCGACGATTTCTCAGTGCAGCGTCACGTTCAGTACGCAGAACCGCCGCCCTGCGGACGGCTATGTTTCCATCCTTGCATGGCTCGAGGGAGAAGAGGCTTACGTGGATCTCAATGGCAACGGCCGTTACGATGCGGGCGAGCCTTTCTGGGACAGCGGGCGACTCTTCCGAGACGATAACGAGAGCCTGGCTTACGAATTCGGCGTGGACGAACTGAATGTCGGCACGTCGCTCACCGGTGCCATGGGGCTCGGGACCGCGGCTTGCGATCCGCCCACGGGCTATGGCAGCTACCTGAACCTGCAGTCGATCCCTCTTTCCGAGCCGAATACTTGTGATGGCAAGTGGGGCAAGACGCTCATCCGAACCTGGATGATGCTGCCCGTTTCCGACCCCCGGGCGCTTCGCGTGGCTCCGGCCTCGTCCCCAACGGGCGACCCCGGAACCTTTGTCCGCGTGTATTCGGAGTTTGGAACGAATCCCACCGCTGCACCGGCGGGCACAACGGTGAGCGTGCAGGGAGCCCCCACGGGGTGCACGGTCCAAGTCTCACCCGCTGAGGTGAGTGTCGGTGCCGTGGGACCCACTTACCACCGGTTGACGCCAAGCGGCACGGGCTGTTCGGGTGCGAGCCTCACCGTGGTGGCCAAATTTGGTAGTTATGAGGCCAACACCGGCGTTGTCCTGCCCTGA
- the aroB gene encoding 3-dehydroquinate synthase → MSLLASTARPSEAGTVHIALGDRSYDIHIGPGLLGAPSVWATVPQAHSAVIVTNETVGPLYAERLAHALGTRFRRVLQVSLPDGEAYKTWESLNRVFDGLLAAGCDRKTVLFALGGGVIGDLTGFAAACYMRGVPFVQVPTTLLAQVDSSVGGKTAINHPRGKNMIGAFYQPVQVVADLDTLDTLAARELSAGLAEVIKYGPIADAAFLDWVEAHLDALLAMDKEALAHAVRRSCEIKAWVVGQDEREGGLRAILNFGHTFGHAIEAGLGYGEWLHGEAVGCGMVMASDLSVRLGLMPPSFLQRMVRLVERARLPVRGPKLGTDRYLDLMRVDKKAEGGEIRFVVIEALGRAGVRAAPDEVVAEVIEAHTG, encoded by the coding sequence ATGAGTCTCCTCGCTTCCACGGCCCGCCCCTCGGAGGCGGGCACCGTTCACATCGCGCTGGGCGATCGCAGCTACGACATCCACATCGGCCCGGGCCTGTTGGGTGCCCCGTCCGTCTGGGCAACGGTGCCTCAGGCGCATTCGGCCGTCATCGTGACGAACGAAACGGTCGGCCCCTTGTATGCGGAGCGCCTCGCTCATGCCCTCGGCACGCGTTTCCGGCGGGTGCTGCAGGTGAGTCTGCCGGACGGCGAAGCGTACAAGACCTGGGAGTCGCTCAACCGGGTGTTCGACGGGCTGCTCGCCGCTGGATGCGACCGCAAGACGGTGCTGTTCGCCCTGGGCGGCGGAGTGATCGGCGACCTCACCGGATTCGCAGCCGCGTGCTACATGCGCGGTGTGCCGTTCGTGCAGGTACCCACGACGCTGCTGGCGCAGGTGGATTCGTCCGTGGGTGGCAAGACGGCCATCAACCACCCCCGGGGCAAGAACATGATCGGTGCCTTCTACCAGCCGGTTCAGGTGGTGGCCGATCTCGACACGCTCGATACGCTTGCGGCGCGGGAACTCTCGGCCGGGCTTGCGGAGGTGATCAAGTACGGTCCTATCGCGGACGCGGCGTTCCTGGATTGGGTCGAAGCCCATCTGGACGCGCTGCTTGCGATGGACAAAGAGGCTCTGGCGCATGCCGTGCGCCGCTCGTGCGAGATCAAGGCCTGGGTGGTGGGGCAGGACGAGCGTGAAGGCGGGCTGCGGGCGATCCTCAACTTCGGCCATACCTTCGGACATGCCATCGAGGCGGGCCTCGGGTACGGGGAGTGGTTGCACGGCGAGGCCGTGGGCTGCGGCATGGTCATGGCGAGCGATCTGTCGGTGCGGCTCGGGCTCATGCCGCCGTCATTCCTCCAGCGGATGGTGCGGCTGGTGGAACGCGCGCGCCTGCCGGTGCGGGGCCCCAAGCTGGGGACGGACCGCTACCTCGATCTCATGCGCGTGGACAAGAAGGCCGAAGGCGGCGAGATCCGGTTCGTGGTGATCGAGGCCCTCGGTCGCGCCGGTGTGCGCGCCGCGCCGGACGAGGTGGTCGCCGAGGTGATCGAGGCCCACACGGGTTGA